A section of the Ovis canadensis isolate MfBH-ARS-UI-01 breed Bighorn chromosome 1, ARS-UI_OviCan_v2, whole genome shotgun sequence genome encodes:
- the LOC138427791 gene encoding carbonyl reductase [NADPH] 1-like — translation MSSSTRVALVTGASKGVGFAIVRELCRQFQGDVVLTAPDEAQGRAAVQQLQAEGLSPRFHQLDIDDRQSIRAVRDFLSKEYGGLDVLVNNAGVAFKTADTTPFHIQAEVTMKTNFFGTRDVCTELLPLIKPQGRVVNVSSSVSVSSLKKCSPELQQKFRSETITEEELVGLMNKFVEDTKNGVHRKEGWPDTAYGVTKIGVTVLSRIHARKLSEQRGDDKILLNACCPGWVRTDMGGPKAPKSPEEGAETPVYLALLPSDAKGPHGQFVHEKEVVQW, via the exons ATGTCGTCCTCCACCCGCGTAGCACTGGTCACCGGGGCCAGCAAGGGCGTCGGCTTCGCCATCGTGCGTGAACTGTGCCGGCAGTTCCAGGGGGATGTGGTGCTCACGGCGCCGGACGAGGCGCAGGGTCGGGCGGCCGTGCAGCAGCTGCAGGCAGAGGGCCTGAGCCCCCGTTTCCACCAGCTGGACATCGATGACCGGCAGAGCATCCGCGCCGTGCGCGACTTCCTGAGCAAGGAGTACGGGGGCCTCGACGTGCTGGTCAACAACGCGGGCGTCGCCTTCAAGA CTGCTGATACCACACCATTTCACATTCAAGCAGAGGTGACTATGAAAACAAACTTCTTTGGCACCAGAGATGTGTGCACAGAGCTCCTGCCTCTGATAAAACCTCAAG GCAGAGTGGTGAATGTATCCAGCTCTGTCAGTGTCAGCTCTCTAAAGAAATGCAGCCCTGAACTGCAGCAGAAGTTTCGAAGTGAGACCATCACAGAGGAGGAGCTGGTGGGGCTCATGAACAAGTTTGTGGAAGACACAAAGAACGGGGTGCACAGGAAGGAGGGCTGGCCCGATACCGCATATGGAGTGACGAAAATCGGAGTCACGGTCCTGTCCAGAATCCACGCCAGGAAACTGAGTGAGCAGAGAGGAGACGACAAGATCCTTCTGAATGCCTGTTGCCCAGGGTGGGTGAGAACTGACATGGGGGGACCCAAAGCCCCCAAAAGCCCAGAAGAAGGAGCAGAGACCCCCGTGTACTTGGCCCTTCTGCCCTCAGATGCCAAAGGGCCTCATGGACAGTTTGTCCATGAGAAAGAAGTTGTGCAGTGGTGA
- the LOC138444853 gene encoding carbonyl reductase [NADPH] 3-like, producing MSSTRLALVTGAIEGLGFAIVRDLCWRFPGDVVLTAQDEARGRTAVQQLQAKGLSPRFHQLDITDLQSIRALRDFLHKEYGGLNVLVNNAGIAFKNPWATTYFSPKEPVSDTRGFTKQQARPSIDVQGSR from the exons ATGTCCTCTACCCGCTTGGCCCTGGTCACCGGGGCCATCGAGGGCCTCGGTTTTGCCATCGTGCGTGACCTCTGTTGGCGGTTCCCGGGGGACGTGGTGCTCACAGCGCAGGACGAGGCGCGGGGTCGGACGGCTGTGCAGCAGCTACAGGCCAAGGGCCTGAGCCCCCGTTTCCACCAGCTGGACATCACTGACCTGCAGAGCATCCGCGCCCTGCGCGACTTCCTGCACAAGGAGTACGGGGGCCTCAATGTGCTGGTCAACAACGCGGGCATTGCCTTCAAGA ATCCTTGGGCCACCACGTATTTCTCCCCCAAAGAGCCGGTGTCAGACACAAGGGGTTTTACCAAGCAGCAGGCTCGACCCAGCATTGATGTCCAGGGTTCTCGGTGA
- the LOC138427788 gene encoding carbonyl reductase [NADPH] 1: MSSSNRVALVTGANKGIGFAIVRDLCRQFQGDVVLTARDEARGRAAVQQLQAEGLSPRFHQLDIDDRQSIRAVRDFLRKEYGGLDVLVNNAGIAFKTADTTPFHIQAEVTMKTNFFATRDVCTELLPLIKPQGRVVNVSSFVSVNSLKKCSPELQQKFQSETITEEELVRLMNKFVEDTKNGVHRKEGWPDTAYGVSKIGVTVLSRIHARKLSEQRGGDKILLNACCPGWVRTDMAGPKAPKSPEEGAETPVYLALLPSDAEGPHGEFVSEKKVVQW, from the exons ATGTCGTCCTCCAACCGCGTGGCGCTGGTCACCGGGGCCAACAAGGGCATCGGCTTCGCCATCGTGCGTGACCTGTGCCGGCAGTTCCAGGGGGACGTGGTGCTCACGGCGCGGGACGAGGCGCGGGGTCGGGCGGCTGTGCAGCAGCTGCAGGCGGAGGGCCTGAGCCCCCGTTTCCACCAGCTGGACATCGATGACCGGCAGAGCATCCGCGCCGTGCGCGACTTCCTGCGCAAGGAGTACGGAGGCCTCGACGTGCTGGTCAACAACGCCGGCATCGCCTTCAAGA CTGCTGATACCACACCATTTCACATTCAAGCAGAGGTGACTATGAAAACAAACTTCTTTGCCACCAGAGATGTGTGCACAGAGCTACTGCCTCTTATAAAACCGCAAG GCAGAGTGGTGAATGTATCCAGCTTTGTCAGTGTCAACTCTCTAAAGAAATGCAGCCCTGAACTGCAGCAGAAGTTTCAAAGTGAGACCATCACGGAGGAGGAGCTCGTGAGGCTCATGAACAAGTTCGTGGAAGACACAAAGAACGGGGTGCACAGGAAGGAGGGCTGGCCCGATACCGCATATGGAGTGTCAAAAATCGGAGTCACGGTCCTGTCCAGAATCCACGCCAGGAAACTGAGTGAGCAGAGAGGAGGGGACAAGATCCTCCTGAATGCCTGCTGCCCAGGGTGGGTGAGAACCGACATGGCAGGACCCAAAGCCCCCAAAAGCCCAGAAGAAGGAGCAGAGACCCCCGTGTACTTGGCCCTTCTGCCCTCGGATGCCGAGGGGCCTCATGGAGAGTTTGTTTCCGAGAAAAAAGTTGTGCAGTGGTGA